A single Blattabacterium sp. (Mastotermes darwiniensis) str. MADAR DNA region contains:
- a CDS encoding glycerol-3-phosphate dehydrogenase/oxidase produces MKNFLNRNRFLSILENRKIWDMVIIGGGATGLGIALDSASRGYKTLLLEQSDFSKGTSSRSTKLIHGGIRYLSQGNIKLVYEALQERGFLLKNAPHLVKKKRFVIPIFSWRMGLLYWIGLKIYEWLAGSLSFGKSQFLSKNETIKIFPEIRQKSLKGGILYYDGQFDDARLAINIAQTCVHKGGVLLNYFQVKNLIKKIGNKISGVIAYDLETKKKYSIHSKTVVNATGVFSNNISKMDESTWPIFIRPSQGTHIVLKKSFFSSSDAIVIPKTSDGRILFSIPWYDHVLIGTTDTFLEESVLEPKPLEKEIDFILHTFKKYFVFHPKKKDILSVFSGLRPLVVPPNSSSTTSTKDISRSHKLIISPSGLVTIIGGKWTTYRKMAEETVNKAIEIGRLNKVPSVTKNIKIFGYSTSFFKSTDGKKELYIKKLIEENPLWGDPLISQSPYYCIKAEVIWMVRHEMARTIEDVLARRFRLLFLNARKAIDIAPIVAELMAQELSRDEKWKKSQIASFKDLAMHYYYPIQ; encoded by the coding sequence ATGAAAAATTTTTTAAATAGAAATAGATTTCTAAGTATTTTAGAAAATAGAAAGATTTGGGATATGGTCATTATCGGAGGAGGAGCTACAGGTTTAGGTATTGCTTTGGATTCAGCTTCTAGAGGATATAAGACTCTACTTTTAGAACAATCTGATTTTTCTAAAGGAACTTCTAGTCGTAGTACAAAATTAATCCACGGAGGAATACGATATTTATCTCAAGGAAATATAAAATTAGTATATGAAGCCTTACAGGAAAGGGGTTTTTTGTTGAAAAATGCTCCTCATTTGGTTAAAAAAAAACGATTTGTTATTCCAATTTTTAGTTGGAGAATGGGTTTATTGTATTGGATTGGTTTAAAAATTTATGAATGGTTGGCTGGATCATTGAGTTTTGGAAAATCACAATTTTTATCTAAAAATGAAACTATCAAAATATTTCCTGAAATTAGACAAAAAAGTTTGAAAGGAGGTATTTTGTATTATGATGGACAGTTTGATGATGCTCGTCTAGCTATTAATATAGCTCAAACTTGTGTTCATAAAGGAGGTGTATTGTTAAATTACTTTCAAGTAAAAAATCTTATTAAGAAAATAGGAAATAAGATATCTGGGGTAATAGCTTATGATCTTGAAACTAAAAAAAAATATTCTATTCATTCAAAAACAGTAGTCAATGCTACTGGGGTTTTTTCCAATAATATTTCAAAAATGGATGAATCTACATGGCCTATTTTCATAAGACCTAGTCAAGGAACGCATATTGTATTAAAAAAATCTTTTTTTAGCAGTTCTGATGCTATAGTGATACCAAAAACTTCTGATGGAAGAATTCTGTTTAGCATTCCATGGTATGATCATGTTCTAATAGGAACTACAGATACTTTTTTAGAAGAAAGTGTTCTTGAACCTAAACCTCTAGAAAAAGAAATAGATTTTATTTTGCACACTTTTAAAAAATATTTTGTATTTCATCCGAAAAAAAAGGACATATTAAGTGTTTTTTCTGGATTACGTCCTCTTGTTGTACCTCCTAATTCATCTTCTACTACTTCCACTAAAGATATTTCTAGATCTCATAAACTAATAATTAGTCCTTCTGGATTAGTAACCATCATAGGTGGAAAATGGACTACATATAGAAAAATGGCGGAAGAAACGGTCAATAAAGCTATCGAAATAGGAAGATTAAATAAAGTTCCTTCTGTAACCAAAAATATAAAGATTTTTGGTTATAGTACCTCTTTTTTTAAAAGTACTGATGGAAAAAAAGAATTGTATATTAAAAAATTAATTGAGGAAAATCCTTTATGGGGAGATCCATTGATATCTCAGTCTCCTTATTATTGTATAAAAGCAGAAGTTATATGGATGGTTCGTCATGAAATGGCTAGAACAATAGAAGATGTTTTAGCAAGGAGGTTTCGTTTATTGTTTTTGAATGCTAGGAAAGCTATAGATATAGCCCCAATAGTAGCAGAATTAATGGCTCAAGAGCTTTCTAGAGATGAAAAGTGGAAAAAATCACAGATAGCTTCTTTTAAAGATTTAGCTATGCATTATTATTATCCTATCCAGTAG
- the glpK gene encoding glycerol kinase GlpK, with product MKKYVLSLDQGTTSSRAIIFDKIGNIISVAQREFTQIYPYPGWVEHNAEEIWSTQASVALEAILKANLEGENIVSIGITNQRETTVVWDKRTGEPIFNAIVWQDRRTSNYCDQIKYDGLTEMIRKKTGLVIDPYFSATKIKWILENVPGARDKANSGNLAFGTIDSWLIWNLTGKEIHVTDVTNASRTMLFNIHTLSWDQDLINLFDIPYTMLPSVKSSSEIFGYTTGHILSHKIPISGIAGDQQAALFGQMCTKIGMVKNTYGTGCFMLMNVGETPVFSQNNLITTIAWKIKDKIQYALEGSVFIAGAVVQWLRDGLGLLLSSSEAELLASSVENTEGLYMVPAFSGLGAPYWDQKARGTIVGITRGTSSAHFVRAALESIAFQNMDVLKAMEADSGISIKELRVDGGATVNKLLMQFQSEILNVKVVKSKISELTAAGAAYLAGLAVNYWTGLEEIQENWKLEHIFEPKGMSSRLERIKGWKRAIKTTRSWSSK from the coding sequence ATGAAAAAATATGTGCTTTCATTAGATCAGGGAACTACTAGTTCTAGAGCTATTATTTTTGATAAAATTGGAAATATTATTTCCGTAGCTCAAAGAGAGTTTACACAAATTTATCCTTACCCTGGATGGGTAGAACATAATGCAGAAGAAATATGGTCTACGCAAGCTTCTGTTGCTTTAGAAGCTATTTTAAAAGCAAATTTAGAAGGGGAAAATATTGTTTCAATAGGAATAACTAACCAAAGAGAAACTACTGTTGTATGGGATAAAAGAACGGGCGAACCTATTTTTAATGCTATCGTTTGGCAAGATAGACGTACATCCAACTATTGTGATCAAATAAAATATGATGGATTAACTGAAATGATTAGAAAAAAAACAGGTCTCGTTATAGATCCTTATTTTTCTGCTACGAAAATAAAATGGATATTAGAAAATGTTCCAGGAGCAAGAGATAAAGCTAATTCTGGAAATTTAGCTTTTGGAACTATAGATTCATGGTTAATATGGAATTTAACCGGAAAAGAAATTCATGTAACAGATGTAACCAATGCTTCTAGAACTATGCTGTTCAATATTCATACTCTTAGTTGGGATCAAGATTTAATCAATTTATTCGATATTCCATATACAATGCTTCCATCAGTAAAATCATCTAGTGAAATTTTCGGTTATACAACTGGTCATATACTTTCTCATAAAATTCCTATTTCTGGAATTGCTGGAGATCAACAAGCTGCACTTTTTGGTCAAATGTGCACGAAGATTGGAATGGTGAAAAATACTTATGGAACGGGTTGTTTTATGTTGATGAATGTAGGAGAGACTCCTGTTTTTTCTCAAAATAATTTAATAACTACTATTGCTTGGAAAATTAAAGATAAAATTCAATATGCTTTAGAAGGTAGTGTTTTTATAGCAGGGGCAGTTGTACAATGGCTTAGGGATGGATTAGGTTTACTGTTATCTTCAAGTGAAGCAGAACTACTTGCTTCTTCAGTAGAAAATACAGAAGGGTTGTATATGGTACCAGCTTTTTCCGGATTAGGAGCTCCTTATTGGGATCAAAAAGCAAGAGGAACCATTGTAGGAATAACAAGAGGGACTTCTTCTGCTCATTTTGTACGTGCAGCTTTGGAAAGTATTGCTTTTCAAAATATGGATGTATTGAAAGCCATGGAGGCTGATTCAGGAATTTCTATCAAAGAACTTCGTGTAGATGGAGGGGCAACAGTCAATAAATTATTGATGCAATTTCAATCTGAGATCCTCAATGTGAAAGTAGTTAAATCCAAAATTTCTGAACTTACAGCAGCAGGAGCAGCTTATCTAGCAGGATTAGCCGTAAATTATTGGACTGGTCTTGAAGAAATTCAGGAGAACTGGAAATTAGAACATATTTTTGAACCAAAAGGAATGTCAAGTCGTTTGGAAAGAATTAAAGGTTGGAAAAGAGCAATAAAAACTACCAGATCTTGGTCTAGTAAATAA
- a CDS encoding MIP/aquaporin family protein: protein MIKFYAEIIGTMILVFLGNGVGANVLLSKTKGHKDGGWLTITIGWALAVFMGIIVSFPYSGAHLNPSVTIGLAIVGKFNWGLVPFYILSQFIGSMLGALLVWILYKDHFLITENEKYKLSVFATCPSIRNFTSNFLSEVLATFIFMFLNFNLTEGSIFFHEKKYSIAFPLSLIVLGIGLSLGGTTGYAINPARDLGPRIIYSLIKIPGKGKSNWDYAWIPVLGPVIGSSIASILYLLFSK, encoded by the coding sequence ATGATAAAATTTTATGCAGAGATTATAGGAACTATGATTTTAGTTTTTTTAGGAAATGGAGTGGGAGCAAATGTCCTTTTGTCCAAAACAAAAGGACATAAGGATGGTGGATGGTTAACCATTACTATAGGATGGGCTTTAGCTGTTTTTATGGGAATCATAGTATCTTTTCCTTATAGTGGAGCCCATTTAAATCCATCTGTAACGATAGGTTTAGCCATAGTTGGAAAATTCAATTGGGGTCTTGTTCCGTTTTATATTTTATCTCAATTTATTGGGTCTATGTTAGGAGCTTTATTAGTATGGATTTTATACAAGGATCATTTTTTGATAACTGAAAATGAAAAGTATAAATTATCTGTTTTCGCAACATGTCCCTCTATAAGAAATTTTACATCCAATTTTTTAAGTGAAGTATTAGCTACTTTTATTTTTATGTTTTTGAATTTTAACCTTACAGAAGGATCTATTTTTTTTCATGAAAAAAAATATTCTATAGCTTTTCCATTATCTTTGATTGTATTGGGAATTGGATTATCTTTAGGGGGGACTACTGGATATGCTATTAATCCTGCTCGTGATCTAGGTCCAAGAATTATATATTCTTTAATCAAAATTCCTGGGAAAGGAAAAAGTAATTGGGATTATGCTTGGATTCCTGTATTAGGTCCTGTTATTGGTAGTTCTATTGCCTCTATATTATATTTGTTGTTTTCAAAATAA
- the thrS gene encoding threonine--tRNA ligase, protein MDHRKIGKKLKFFIFSDRVGTGLPLWLPRGTIFRNNLEKFLTDIQKEYGYEMIVTPHIGHKKLYVRSGHWNKYGKDSFKPIQTPRSKEEFLLKPMNCPHHCEVYRSQEWSYRDLPKRFAEFGTVYRYEQSGELHGLTRVRGFTQDDAHIFCTYDQLVEEFKKVINLVFYVFRRLGFLEYTIRVSLRDTKRIENYIGSEKNWIKAEEAILRAVREEKIEAPIHYGEAAFYGPKLDFLIKDSLGRDWQLGTIQVDYNLPERFDLYYKGKNNEKHRPVMIHRAPFGSLERLIAILIEHTKGNLPFWLVPNQAVILPISDKYIVYAKKILNLMLNCGIRVFIDKRNEKIDKKIRDSEENKIPYMIVVGEKEERNETISLRRHGLGHMGIFSISNGIDTIFKETN, encoded by the coding sequence ATGGATCACAGGAAAATAGGGAAAAAACTAAAATTTTTTATTTTTTCTGATAGAGTTGGGACAGGTTTACCATTATGGTTACCAAGAGGGACCATTTTTAGAAACAATTTGGAAAAATTCTTGACCGATATTCAAAAAGAATATGGATACGAAATGATTGTTACTCCACATATTGGACATAAAAAATTGTATGTTAGAAGCGGTCATTGGAATAAATATGGAAAAGATAGTTTCAAACCTATTCAAACTCCTCGTTCGAAAGAAGAATTTTTATTAAAACCAATGAACTGTCCTCATCATTGCGAAGTTTATCGTTCCCAAGAATGGTCTTATCGTGATCTCCCTAAACGTTTTGCAGAATTTGGGACCGTGTATCGTTATGAACAAAGTGGTGAGCTTCATGGTCTTACAAGAGTTAGAGGGTTCACCCAAGATGATGCACATATTTTTTGCACTTATGATCAATTAGTGGAAGAATTTAAAAAAGTAATAAATTTGGTTTTTTACGTATTTCGTCGTTTAGGTTTTTTGGAATATACGATAAGAGTCTCACTTAGAGATACAAAAAGAATAGAAAATTATATTGGGTCTGAAAAAAATTGGATAAAAGCTGAAGAAGCTATACTTAGAGCTGTTAGAGAAGAAAAGATAGAAGCTCCTATTCATTATGGAGAAGCAGCCTTTTATGGCCCAAAATTGGATTTTCTTATCAAAGATTCTTTGGGACGAGATTGGCAGTTAGGAACTATTCAAGTTGATTATAATTTACCTGAAAGATTTGATTTATATTATAAGGGAAAAAATAATGAAAAACATCGTCCTGTAATGATACACAGAGCTCCTTTTGGTTCTTTGGAACGTCTTATAGCCATTCTTATAGAACATACAAAAGGAAATCTTCCATTCTGGTTAGTTCCTAATCAAGCGGTTATACTTCCTATAAGTGATAAATATATAGTTTATGCAAAAAAAATTTTAAATTTGATGTTAAATTGTGGAATTCGTGTTTTTATTGATAAAAGAAATGAGAAAATAGATAAAAAAATCAGAGATTCGGAAGAAAATAAAATTCCATATATGATTGTTGTAGGAGAAAAAGAAGAAAGAAATGAAACTATTTCATTGCGCCGACATGGTTTAGGTCATATGGGAATATTTTCTATTTCCAATGGAATAGACACTATTTTTAAAGAAACTAATTAA
- the infC gene encoding translation initiation factor IF-3 gives MVGNCSIENGIYSIQEAIQFARHKGLDLVEINPKVDPPVCKILDYQKFLYEQKKKKKQFKAKQIKVNTKEIRFGPQIGDHDGKVKIKSAEKFLMRGDKVKVFVFFKGRSIVYKDQGKIKLLKFAEEIEEYGRVEKMPVMEGKRMYMILAPKKV, from the coding sequence TTGGTTGGAAATTGTAGTATAGAAAATGGGATTTACTCTATACAAGAAGCTATTCAATTTGCTAGACATAAAGGACTTGATTTAGTGGAAATTAATCCAAAAGTGGATCCTCCTGTATGTAAAATACTGGATTATCAGAAGTTTTTATATGAACAAAAGAAAAAAAAGAAGCAATTTAAAGCGAAACAAATTAAAGTGAATACTAAAGAAATTAGATTTGGCCCTCAAATAGGAGATCATGATGGAAAGGTTAAAATAAAAAGTGCTGAAAAATTTCTAATGCGAGGGGATAAAGTAAAAGTTTTTGTTTTCTTTAAGGGACGTTCAATAGTATATAAAGATCAAGGAAAAATAAAATTGTTAAAATTCGCAGAAGAAATTGAAGAATATGGAAGGGTAGAAAAAATGCCAGTTATGGAAGGCAAAAGAATGTACATGATTTTAGCTCCAAAAAAAGTTTAG
- the rpmI gene encoding 50S ribosomal protein L35: MPKLKTKSGSKKRFKKTANGSIKKKHAFKNHLLTKKSKKRKRKLSVFSLLKRSDQKNIDKQL; encoded by the coding sequence ATGCCTAAATTAAAAACAAAATCAGGATCAAAAAAAAGATTCAAAAAGACAGCTAATGGATCTATAAAAAAAAAACATGCATTTAAAAATCATCTTTTAACTAAAAAATCGAAGAAAAGAAAACGTAAACTTTCAGTATTTTCTTTATTGAAGAGATCCGATCAAAAAAATATAGACAAACAATTATAA
- the rplT gene encoding 50S ribosomal protein L20, translating into MPRSTNSVFSRRRRKKILKLSKGFYGARSKVYTVAKNAVEKSLIYAFSGRKKKKKYFRSLWIQRINAGVRQYGISYSVFMKKLSDKNIKINRKFLSYFSMNDPDSLKKIVDHITS; encoded by the coding sequence ATGCCAAGATCTACAAATTCCGTTTTTTCTAGACGAAGACGTAAAAAAATACTTAAATTATCAAAAGGTTTTTATGGAGCAAGAAGTAAAGTTTATACAGTAGCTAAAAATGCTGTAGAAAAATCTTTGATCTATGCCTTTTCAGGAAGAAAAAAAAAGAAAAAATATTTCAGATCTCTTTGGATTCAACGTATTAATGCTGGGGTTCGTCAATACGGAATATCCTATTCCGTATTTATGAAAAAACTATCTGATAAAAACATTAAAATTAATAGAAAATTCCTTTCATATTTTTCTATGAACGATCCAGATTCCTTAAAAAAAATAGTAGATCATATCACCTCATAG
- the ruvX gene encoding Holliday junction resolvase RuvX, producing MKKILGIDYGEVITGLSITDSSQEFAFGLKAIPTNKLMNFLDIFIDHERIKKIVIGLPKTFNNKEFLIEKSIKKFIYKFQRKHPKIIIDRLDERLTSKMAFHTMIKLGLKKKKRRKKEILNKISAILILQSYLSIKRREKN from the coding sequence ATGAAAAAAATATTGGGAATAGATTACGGAGAAGTGATAACAGGTTTGTCTATAACAGACTCTTCACAAGAATTTGCATTTGGACTAAAAGCCATTCCGACTAATAAATTAATGAATTTTTTAGATATTTTTATAGATCATGAACGGATAAAAAAAATTGTTATAGGATTACCTAAAACATTTAACAATAAAGAGTTTTTAATAGAAAAGTCTATTAAAAAATTTATTTATAAATTTCAGAGAAAACATCCTAAAATTATAATAGATCGACTGGATGAACGTTTGACATCTAAAATGGCATTTCACACAATGATAAAATTAGGTTTAAAAAAAAAAAAGAGAAGAAAAAAAGAAATTTTAAATAAAATTAGTGCCATCCTTATTTTACAATCTTATCTTTCCATTAAAAGAAGAGAAAAAAATTAA
- a CDS encoding 2,3,4,5-tetrahydropyridine-2,6-dicarboxylate N-succinyltransferase: MNKLKLEIEKAWNKETWSTDSNIKKIVIHVIDYVEQGLIRVSESRNGKWRVNEWIKKAIIMYFSIKRMNTIELGPLEFYDKIPIKNKFKEKGIRVVPHAIARYGSYISPGVILMPSYVNIGAYIGEKTMIDTWATIGSCAQVGKRVHISGGVGIGGVLEPIQKNPVIIEDDVFVGSRCILVEGILIEKEAVLGANVVITSSTKIFDVTNEKPIEMKGVVPKYSVVIPGSYPKKFPSGIYHIPCAMIIGKRKYSTNKKTSLNEVLRTHHIVV; the protein is encoded by the coding sequence ATGAATAAATTAAAATTAGAAATAGAAAAGGCTTGGAATAAAGAAACATGGTCTACAGATAGTAATATAAAGAAAATAGTAATTCATGTGATTGATTATGTAGAACAAGGATTAATAAGAGTTTCTGAATCCAGAAATGGAAAGTGGAGGGTAAATGAATGGATAAAAAAAGCTATAATTATGTATTTTTCCATTAAAAGGATGAATACCATAGAATTAGGACCATTAGAATTTTATGATAAAATACCAATAAAAAATAAATTTAAAGAAAAGGGAATTCGCGTAGTTCCTCATGCAATAGCACGTTATGGTTCTTATATTTCTCCTGGAGTTATACTTATGCCTTCTTACGTAAATATAGGAGCATATATAGGAGAAAAAACAATGATAGATACATGGGCAACAATAGGAAGTTGTGCTCAAGTTGGAAAACGCGTTCATATAAGTGGAGGAGTTGGAATAGGAGGGGTATTAGAACCAATACAAAAGAATCCAGTAATTATTGAAGATGATGTTTTTGTTGGATCTAGATGTATTTTAGTGGAAGGTATTCTTATAGAAAAAGAAGCAGTATTAGGAGCAAATGTTGTTATAACTTCTTCTACTAAAATATTTGATGTTACAAATGAAAAACCTATAGAGATGAAAGGAGTAGTTCCTAAATACTCCGTAGTAATACCTGGATCTTATCCCAAGAAATTTCCTTCAGGAATATATCATATTCCATGTGCCATGATTATAGGAAAACGAAAATATAGCACTAATAAAAAAACCTCTTTAAATGAGGTATTGAGAACTCATCATATTGTTGTGTAA
- a CDS encoding L-threonylcarbamoyladenylate synthase: protein MSFHKEIEISVKILKKGKVLLYPTDTVWGLGCDAFNLNAIEKIYKIKNRDISKSMIVLVEKIDRLYELIERIPNLVKRIIQDNHIKRKKPITIVYDNPSKKIYNLLIRDNTLAIRLTNDLFCNSLIKELDRPIVSTSANLSGFQNPKYFSDIHPSILSKIDYAVNFRRKEKSRYNHSSIIKIISNKVKILRV, encoded by the coding sequence ATGTCTTTTCATAAAGAAATAGAAATAAGTGTAAAAATATTAAAAAAAGGAAAAGTTCTATTATATCCTACAGATACTGTATGGGGACTGGGGTGTGATGCTTTTAATTTAAATGCTATAGAAAAAATATATAAAATAAAGAATAGAGATATTTCTAAATCTATGATTGTTTTAGTAGAAAAAATAGATCGTTTATACGAATTAATAGAAAGAATTCCTAATTTAGTTAAGAGAATTATTCAGGATAATCATATAAAAAGAAAAAAACCTATTACTATAGTGTATGACAATCCTAGTAAAAAGATTTATAATCTATTGATAAGGGATAACACTTTAGCCATACGCCTAACTAACGATCTTTTTTGTAATAGTTTGATTAAAGAATTAGATAGACCAATTGTATCTACTTCTGCCAATTTATCAGGATTTCAAAATCCTAAATACTTTTCGGATATTCATCCTTCTATATTAAGTAAAATTGATTATGCTGTGAATTTTCGTAGAAAAGAAAAGTCCCGTTATAATCATTCTTCTATAATAAAAATTATTTCAAATAAGGTTAAAATATTACGTGTATAA
- a CDS encoding CCA tRNA nucleotidyltransferase produces the protein MNLISAVHRSIFRIVSQSAQNIQQDCYVVGGYVRDFLLRRSSHLFYKDLDILTIGEGIKLAQEVSKHIKPSPRINIFKRFGTAMLEYNNQKIEFVGSRKESYHLYSRKPIINFGTLQDDQNRRDFTINALAISLNQKNYGELIDPFGGLLDLKKKILRTPLNSDRTYSDDPLRMMRAIRFATQLKFIIEESSFQSIQKNKNRINIVAIERVTEEFNKILLSKNPSIGLFLLYKSGLLSMILPELTLLKGIGEKDGYKHKDNFDHTLQVVDNISQKEKNSIWLRWAALLHDIGKSYTKKFFPKTGWSFHAHEFVGSKMVPNIFQRLKLPKGKPMKYVKKMIQHSYRPISLIGTITSDSALRRLLFDMGKDIEDLINLCIADITTKNIEKKNRYKKNLFFLMERIRKLEDRDRIKNWKSPISGNDIMNAFHIDPCKKIGIIKNFIKESILEGRISNEFHSAYFLMLKKGKELGLKKK, from the coding sequence ATGAATTTAATTTCTGCTGTTCATCGGTCTATATTTCGTATTGTTAGTCAATCTGCTCAAAATATACAACAAGATTGTTATGTTGTAGGGGGTTATGTTCGGGATTTCCTACTTAGAAGAAGTAGTCATCTTTTTTACAAAGATTTAGATATTCTAACAATAGGAGAAGGAATTAAATTAGCTCAAGAAGTATCTAAACATATAAAACCTTCTCCTAGAATAAATATATTTAAACGTTTTGGAACTGCTATGTTAGAATATAATAATCAAAAAATAGAGTTTGTTGGATCTAGAAAAGAATCGTATCATTTATATAGTAGAAAACCTATAATAAATTTCGGTACATTACAGGATGATCAAAATAGAAGAGATTTTACAATTAATGCTTTAGCTATTAGTTTAAACCAAAAAAATTATGGAGAATTGATAGATCCATTTGGAGGTTTATTAGATTTGAAAAAAAAAATTTTAAGGACTCCATTAAATTCAGACAGAACTTATTCGGATGATCCATTACGAATGATGCGTGCTATACGATTTGCTACTCAACTTAAATTTATCATAGAAGAATCTTCTTTTCAGTCCATTCAGAAAAATAAAAATAGAATAAACATTGTTGCTATAGAAAGAGTAACAGAAGAATTTAATAAGATTCTTCTATCTAAGAATCCTTCTATAGGTTTATTTCTATTATATAAATCTGGATTATTATCAATGATATTACCGGAACTCACTCTATTGAAAGGGATAGGAGAAAAAGACGGTTATAAGCACAAAGATAATTTTGATCATACTTTACAAGTAGTGGATAATATAAGTCAAAAAGAAAAAAATTCTATTTGGTTAAGATGGGCTGCTTTACTTCATGATATAGGAAAATCCTACACTAAAAAATTTTTTCCAAAAACTGGTTGGTCTTTTCATGCACATGAATTTGTAGGATCAAAAATGGTCCCTAATATCTTTCAACGTTTAAAATTACCAAAAGGGAAACCTATGAAATATGTGAAAAAAATGATTCAGCATAGTTACAGGCCTATTTCGTTAATAGGAACTATCACTAGTGATTCTGCTCTTCGTAGATTATTATTTGATATGGGAAAAGATATAGAAGATTTAATCAATCTATGTATAGCGGATATTACTACAAAGAATATAGAAAAAAAAAATAGATATAAAAAAAATTTATTTTTTCTAATGGAAAGGATTAGAAAATTAGAAGATAGAGATCGTATTAAAAACTGGAAATCTCCTATATCAGGAAACGATATAATGAATGCTTTTCATATAGACCCATGTAAAAAAATAGGAATCATAAAAAATTTTATTAAGGAATCTATTTTGGAAGGAAGAATATCCAATGAATTTCATTCTGCCTATTTTCTTATGTTAAAAAAAGGAAAAGAATTAGGATTGAAAAAAAAATAA
- a CDS encoding bifunctional oligoribonuclease/PAP phosphatase NrnA, protein MFFSSINGEYKKRIILLPHPHPDGDALGSSLALLLYLRKLKHDVDLISPTEYSEFFKWMPGIQNLIVFSEEKKYLIRKKIVDSDYIFFIDFNNPSRLKTLINFLEYSQAKKILIDHHPYPYPLYFDFMFLDPTAASTSILVFRFLSKMNDLDKIDQEIATCLYVGLMTDTGSFRFPSVTYETHFIAGKLIEKGINIENIYNHLHERYNENRLKILSTALKKLKVIEKYRTAYTSINASDINLYSYQQGDTEGIISYGLGIKNIVFSVFFFEEKELSPIRVSFRSRGNFDVNIFARKHFGGGGHKNAAGGILEKSLYETIEYFLSIIPNYHKNLILSI, encoded by the coding sequence ATGTTTTTTTCTAGTATTAACGGGGAATATAAAAAAAGAATTATATTATTACCACATCCTCATCCAGATGGAGATGCTTTAGGTTCATCTTTAGCACTTTTACTCTATTTAAGAAAACTTAAACATGATGTAGATTTAATATCGCCTACAGAATATTCTGAATTTTTCAAATGGATGCCTGGGATTCAAAATCTTATTGTTTTTTCTGAAGAAAAAAAATACCTTATAAGAAAAAAAATAGTAGATTCCGATTATATTTTTTTTATAGATTTCAATAATCCATCAAGATTAAAAACATTGATAAATTTTTTGGAATATTCTCAAGCAAAAAAAATATTAATAGATCATCATCCTTATCCTTATCCCTTGTATTTTGATTTTATGTTTTTAGATCCAACGGCAGCTTCTACCAGTATTTTAGTATTTAGATTTCTATCTAAAATGAATGATTTAGACAAAATTGATCAAGAAATAGCTACCTGTTTATACGTTGGTTTAATGACAGACACTGGTTCTTTTCGTTTTCCTTCTGTTACCTATGAAACTCATTTTATTGCTGGGAAGTTGATAGAAAAGGGAATTAATATTGAAAACATCTATAATCATTTACACGAAAGATATAACGAAAATAGGTTAAAAATTTTGTCTACAGCCTTGAAAAAACTAAAAGTAATAGAAAAATATCGTACAGCATATACCAGCATTAATGCCTCTGATATAAATTTATACTCATACCAACAAGGGGATACCGAAGGTATTATTTCCTATGGATTAGGAATAAAAAATATTGTTTTTTCCGTTTTCTTTTTTGAAGAAAAAGAACTATCTCCGATTAGAGTTTCTTTTCGTTCAAGAGGGAATTTCGATGTCAACATCTTTGCTAGAAAACATTTTGGAGGGGGTGGACATAAAAATGCTGCTGGAGGAATATTGGAAAAAAGTCTATACGAAACAATTGAATACTTTTTAAGTATCATTCCTAATTATCATAAAAATCTTATACTTTCCATTTGA